The proteins below are encoded in one region of Streptomyces sp. NBC_00490:
- a CDS encoding DUF1269 domain-containing protein, which produces MSDLFVVAYNDLATANQVREKVIELSKQHLVELEDIVVVERREDGKIKLHQALNHTAAGAAGGALWGGVIGLLFLAPLLGAAVGAAAGAAGGAVTDTGINDNFMKDLSQNLRPGAAALFVLVKQAAQDKVIPQLAPFGGQLVQTSLSQADEDHLREAIAAARAPKAETAS; this is translated from the coding sequence ATGAGTGATCTCTTCGTCGTCGCCTACAACGACCTCGCCACCGCCAACCAGGTCCGCGAGAAGGTGATCGAGCTGTCCAAGCAGCATCTCGTCGAGCTGGAGGACATCGTGGTCGTCGAGCGGCGCGAGGACGGCAAGATCAAGCTGCACCAGGCCCTCAACCACACCGCCGCGGGCGCGGCGGGCGGCGCCCTGTGGGGCGGGGTGATCGGGCTGCTCTTCCTGGCCCCGCTGCTCGGTGCCGCGGTGGGTGCGGCGGCCGGCGCCGCCGGGGGCGCGGTCACCGACACCGGCATCAACGACAACTTCATGAAGGACCTCAGCCAGAACCTCCGGCCGGGCGCCGCCGCCCTGTTCGTCCTGGTCAAGCAGGCCGCCCAGGACAAGGTGATCCCGCAACTCGCGCCGTTCGGCGGCCAGTTGGTGCAGACCTCGCTGAGCCAGGCCGACGAGGACCATCTGCGCGAGGCGATCGCGGCAGCGCGGGCGCCGAAGGCGGAAACGGCTTCCTGA